A single genomic interval of uncultured Sphaerochaeta sp. harbors:
- a CDS encoding class I SAM-dependent methyltransferase, with protein MDYTEKDFGKILKQNALKMRRMMLQSNTTCMRVYDRNLERFPVTVDLYGPYARITDYSDDGLDEEDERICCDIVSRMLYVQTSHVVFHRRPKRRGKEQHSLQSEQSIKVQVNENGLLFTVDLTKRIDTGLFLDHMLTRTVVEGMSRGCKVLNLFSYTGSFSVYAARGGAERVESVDLSSTYTAWAEKNLADNGFPSTVVPCIAADAWTYVMEAYAQGKKYDLIIFDPPSFSNSRKMDHDFDVQRDYLRWMKVLNALLAMGGKLVFSTNLGTFKMDEKAIRGFEIKEITRRVAAPGFTRRLGTARTWLLTKHEDIRIPERWITSVQEKAGKQDQHDENGQEARILNKEVKTMKAKEKNEPVELETEEKPIVEEAANTTVAEPEQAEEDMVLLNDEADQEIEDLNDEDNELTQADEESVETETDESDDEEIPVVEPNEVEDDLLTLSWDDHDFAPLVQEPSAEEASEKRETENREPRRDDRRGERPSYNDRNDRRPRGDRPFRDRDDRRGGDRPFFRDRDDRRGGDRPSFREEMTDAVVIVLLP; from the coding sequence ATGGATTATACAGAAAAGGATTTTGGAAAGATTTTAAAGCAAAACGCTCTCAAGATGCGTCGGATGATGTTGCAAAGCAACACGACCTGCATGAGGGTGTATGACCGAAACCTGGAACGGTTTCCTGTTACTGTTGATCTCTATGGCCCCTATGCAAGAATCACCGATTACAGCGATGATGGGTTGGATGAAGAGGATGAGAGGATTTGCTGCGATATCGTCTCACGAATGCTCTACGTACAGACCAGTCATGTGGTGTTCCATCGACGTCCAAAGCGGAGGGGAAAGGAACAGCATAGCTTGCAAAGCGAACAATCCATAAAAGTACAGGTCAATGAAAATGGACTTTTGTTCACTGTTGATCTGACCAAGCGGATTGACACCGGCTTATTCCTGGACCATATGCTTACAAGGACAGTGGTTGAAGGTATGAGCCGAGGATGCAAGGTGTTGAACTTGTTCTCCTACACAGGGTCCTTCTCGGTATATGCTGCCCGTGGTGGAGCTGAACGTGTAGAATCTGTGGACTTGTCCAGTACCTATACTGCATGGGCAGAGAAGAATCTTGCCGATAATGGATTTCCGTCCACAGTGGTTCCTTGCATTGCTGCAGATGCATGGACATATGTGATGGAAGCATATGCACAAGGCAAGAAGTATGACCTGATCATTTTCGACCCGCCGAGTTTTTCGAACAGTCGGAAAATGGATCACGATTTTGATGTCCAGAGGGACTATTTGCGTTGGATGAAGGTGCTTAATGCCCTTCTTGCGATGGGTGGAAAGTTAGTGTTCTCGACAAATTTGGGAACATTCAAGATGGATGAGAAAGCAATACGTGGATTTGAGATCAAAGAGATTACCAGGCGAGTCGCAGCACCGGGATTTACCCGCCGTCTGGGAACTGCGAGGACGTGGTTGCTGACGAAACACGAAGATATACGGATACCAGAAAGATGGATAACCTCCGTACAAGAGAAAGCTGGCAAACAAGACCAGCACGATGAGAATGGGCAGGAAGCCCGTATACTAAACAAAGAAGTAAAGACAATGAAAGCAAAAGAAAAGAATGAACCAGTAGAACTGGAAACCGAAGAAAAACCCATAGTAGAAGAAGCAGCAAACACAACTGTAGCAGAACCCGAACAGGCAGAAGAAGATATGGTGCTCCTCAATGATGAGGCAGACCAGGAAATCGAAGATCTCAATGATGAAGATAATGAACTGACTCAGGCTGATGAAGAATCAGTTGAGACGGAAACTGATGAATCCGATGATGAAGAAATTCCTGTGGTTGAACCGAATGAAGTTGAGGATGATCTTCTCACGCTTAGTTGGGATGACCACGATTTCGCCCCGTTAGTACAGGAACCTTCAGCAGAAGAAGCTTCTGAGAAACGAGAGACTGAAAATCGTGAACCTCGTAGAGATGATCGACGTGGGGAGCGACCTTCATACAACGACAGAAACGACAGACGTCCACGTGGAGACCGTCCTTTCCGTGATAGAGATGACCGACGCGGTGGTGATCGTCCTTTCTTCCGTGATAGAGATGACAGACGCGGTGGTGATCGTCCTTCCTTCCGTGAAGAGATGACAGACGCGGTGGTGATCGTCCTTCTTCCGTGA
- a CDS encoding phosphomannomutase/phosphoglucomutase: MGAFKAYDIRGIYNKDFNKETVYKIGYFLPKLLNSKVVLVGRDVRSSSEEIFASLCEGITDSGADVFDIGLATTPMVYFSTVHFEVDASVQITASHNPAIYNGLKISRTKAVPVGSDSGLKELEAMVNNDPIVVAEQKGTVQSKDAKQPYLAFLKQYVPDTSGLNLSIDCSHGMANLLVKDLLGNDHHYLYDHFDGTFPAHEPNPLEVENCEDLKVAVLKNKSDIGVIYDGDADRVMFLDENGRFLQPDYITAVLGYYYLHKEKGNVLVDIRTSRSTTEYLTNLGATVHVWKVGHAFAKTKLRDLGAIFGGELAGHYYFRDFYNCDSGFLASLLVLEVVTELKKQGKTIGEFIDSVIAYANSGEMNFKLEQKDEAMQALFERYATNDKPEKVMDFDGYRIEFPSWWFNVRKSNTEPYLRLVVEAKTKEELQERTKELSSIIKQFN, encoded by the coding sequence ATGGGCGCATTCAAGGCGTATGATATCAGGGGAATCTACAACAAAGATTTCAATAAAGAAACTGTCTACAAGATTGGGTATTTTCTACCCAAGCTGTTGAACAGCAAGGTGGTACTGGTAGGACGGGACGTGAGATCCAGCAGCGAGGAGATCTTCGCATCCTTGTGCGAAGGGATCACAGACAGTGGTGCTGATGTATTTGACATTGGACTCGCTACCACTCCTATGGTGTACTTCTCCACGGTACACTTCGAGGTTGATGCATCTGTTCAGATTACCGCAAGTCACAATCCTGCCATCTACAATGGGTTGAAGATCAGTAGGACTAAGGCTGTTCCTGTTGGCTCTGATAGTGGACTGAAAGAACTCGAGGCCATGGTAAACAATGACCCAATAGTGGTTGCTGAACAGAAAGGTACAGTACAAAGCAAAGATGCAAAACAACCCTATCTTGCCTTCTTGAAGCAGTACGTTCCAGATACAAGTGGCTTAAACCTCTCCATCGACTGTTCTCATGGCATGGCAAACCTCCTGGTCAAGGATCTCCTTGGCAATGATCATCACTATCTGTATGACCATTTCGATGGTACTTTCCCTGCCCATGAACCCAATCCTCTGGAAGTCGAGAACTGCGAGGACTTGAAAGTAGCTGTCCTTAAGAACAAGAGCGATATTGGAGTCATTTATGACGGTGATGCAGACCGAGTTATGTTCCTTGATGAAAATGGTAGGTTCCTTCAACCCGATTACATAACAGCAGTCCTTGGGTACTACTATTTGCACAAGGAAAAGGGAAACGTGCTTGTCGATATCCGCACAAGTCGCTCAACCACTGAGTACCTGACCAACCTTGGAGCAACAGTACATGTCTGGAAGGTGGGCCATGCGTTCGCGAAGACAAAACTCCGTGACCTTGGGGCAATCTTCGGAGGAGAACTTGCCGGACACTATTACTTCAGGGACTTCTATAACTGCGACAGTGGTTTCCTTGCTTCTCTCCTGGTCTTGGAGGTTGTAACGGAGCTCAAGAAACAGGGAAAAACCATTGGTGAGTTTATTGACTCGGTCATAGCCTATGCAAACAGTGGAGAGATGAATTTCAAGCTGGAACAGAAAGATGAAGCCATGCAAGCACTCTTTGAGCGTTATGCTACCAATGACAAGCCTGAGAAGGTAATGGACTTTGATGGGTATCGCATCGAATTCCCTTCCTGGTGGTTCAATGTTCGAAAGAGTAACACAGAACCCTATCTACGCCTGGTTGTAGAGGCTAAGACGAAGGAAGAACTTCAGGAGAGAACCAAAGAGCTTTCCTCGATTATCAAGCAATTCAACTAA
- the galE gene encoding UDP-glucose 4-epimerase GalE — MKVLLFGGAGYIGTHVALEFLDRNDTVGIFDNLSSGLKSNVSDQAIFFEGDIRDKERVVEVLQEGWDVVIHLAAFKAAGESMIKPVKYSENNITGSLNLITGCIETGTKHFILSSSAAVYGEPSYLPVDEKHPKNPTNYYGYTKLCVEENLKWYSELKGLHYVSLRYFNAAGYDGERRMLGLENNPANLIPVVMEVASGIRPNLLVFGNDYDTVDGTGVRDYVHVTDLAKGHVLAADHLMAGSDSLVVNLGSEEGLSVQQILDTAREITGKPIEAQYVDRRPGDPAKLVASSKMAYKALGWKAEHSSVENIIKTTWMVYEANQKHMNR; from the coding sequence ATGAAAGTATTACTATTTGGAGGTGCCGGTTATATCGGCACCCACGTAGCTCTGGAGTTTCTGGACCGCAATGATACGGTTGGCATCTTTGACAATCTCTCCAGTGGACTGAAGAGTAACGTCAGTGACCAAGCCATCTTCTTCGAGGGTGATATCCGAGACAAAGAACGGGTTGTTGAAGTATTACAGGAAGGATGGGATGTCGTTATCCATCTCGCTGCATTCAAGGCAGCCGGAGAATCGATGATCAAGCCTGTCAAATATTCAGAGAACAACATCACTGGTTCCCTGAACCTAATCACAGGGTGCATAGAGACAGGCACCAAACATTTCATACTCTCCTCCTCTGCAGCAGTATATGGAGAACCTTCATACCTTCCTGTAGATGAGAAGCATCCCAAGAATCCTACCAATTATTATGGGTATACAAAGCTCTGTGTTGAAGAGAACTTGAAATGGTACAGTGAACTTAAAGGGCTTCATTATGTCTCGCTGAGATACTTCAATGCTGCAGGATATGATGGTGAGAGACGCATGCTCGGATTGGAAAACAACCCAGCCAATCTCATTCCAGTAGTCATGGAAGTTGCCAGTGGTATCCGCCCCAACCTACTTGTCTTCGGAAACGATTATGATACAGTCGATGGAACAGGAGTCCGTGACTATGTACATGTTACCGATCTGGCAAAAGGCCATGTACTTGCAGCCGATCATCTGATGGCGGGAAGTGACAGCTTGGTAGTGAACCTCGGAAGTGAGGAAGGATTGAGCGTACAACAGATTCTCGATACTGCAAGAGAGATAACCGGCAAACCAATTGAAGCACAATATGTTGACCGCAGGCCGGGGGACCCAGCAAAGCTTGTAGCTTCATCTAAGATGGCTTACAAAGCCCTAGGAT